ATCATAAAAAGCATAACTTGATTTTGTCTCAATTTCTGTAAACTTTTTCCAAATACCATCACCTCTAAAATCTACTTCTAATATAAACTTTTTTCTACTCCTTTCTTTATGAGAAATATGAAGACATTTTTTTTCAAATCCATAAATTAAAAATGGCTCTGAAAATTCTCCTTCATTTACCTTCTTATCCCACCATGGACCACCCCATCCAGCGGGCTTACCCCCAAATTGCCATAAATCATCTGTTTTACCAAACCATAAATTTGCCTGTGGCTGTCCCACAAAAGGATTATCATCATTTATAGGAGTTGCCTGATTTCCACCAAGGACTAAAAAACCATTCCATGAACAGAAATCAGGAATAATTCTTAAATGTCTACATATAGGAATTACACCCCAAACTTTATTAGCATATGTCATAACAGGTAATTCATAAAACATACCTCCAGCATCCATTAACCATCTTTCTGATTCAACTTCTCTAATTCTTGGCCATTCTGTAGTCCATGCGTGGTCCTGTGTATGTGTTGCTCTTGGCAATCTATATAAAACCCAGTCAGTTTGAGGTAAATAAACGTAAAAAAGTATAGATGCTTTATCATGACCGACAGCAAAGATACTTCTACCTAAATTACCTCTACACCTTCCTGCAAGAGTATTAAACTGTGTTCTCTCTATAATTCTCCAGTTTTTTCCATCCCATTCCGCTAATCTTCCGTCACTGTATCCTCTTTCAAAATCTTCGTAGTAATAACTATTATTTACTACCACAACTCTACCATGGTCACAGTAAATATCCTTGAAATGTGGTCTACCTTCAATTTCAAGGATTTTATTTAAGTCAAACAAAAAATTCACTTTGAGAGTATAAACATCCCCTTCAAACAATTCCCCTTCCATACCAAGAAAATAAACTTTTCTTTCAGGTTCATATAAATGTCTTGAAACACCTGCAAGTCGTATATCTACAAGTTCTTCAAAAGTAGAAACCTTACCATCTATATCAATTGTGTGAGGACCTATTATTAATTTATTTGATTCATGATGTATCATTCTGTTAGCATATGTTCCAACTCTGCTTTCAGGATGTTTAAAAAGATTAAAATCATCGTCAATGTAAAATAATCCTGTACCATCTCCTGTATTTTTTTTATGAGAGACATATGTAATAAACCATAATTTATCAGCCCACGGCATTAAAGCACCAATACCTGTTTCTGTCCTTGCGGGTAAATGTTTTGCTTTTACTGCAAGATTTGGAAAGACACCATTAACATTAATTTTCCCCATTTCTATTCCTCAAAATCCCTCAAAACAAGAGTAACATTATGTCCACCAAAACCAAAAGAATTTGATATTGCAATTTTAACTTTTTCTTCTCTTGCTTTATTTGGAACATAGTCAAGGTCACACTCAGGATCTGGATATTCATAATTAATGGTCGGAGGTATTATACCTGTATTTATAGTAAGACAGGTTGATACAAATTCTACTGCTCCTGCTGCACCAAGAAGATGCCCAATCATTGATTTTATTGAACTTACTGAAATTTTATATGCTCTTTCTTTAAATAATTTTTTAATTGCAAATGTTTCACTTTTATCATTTAAAGGAGTGCTTGTTCCATGAGCATTTATATAATCAACATCTTCTGGATTGATTTTTGCATCTTCAAGAGCATATTTCATTGAAAGATAGGCACCAAAACCTTCTGCATCAGGAGCGGTTATATGATATGCGTCACAACTCATTCCGGCACCTATAAACTCACAGTAAATTTTACTTCCTCTTTTTTTAGCATGTTCCAGTGATTCAAGAACAACTACTCCTGCTCCTTCACCCATTACAAATCCATCTCTTTCCCTATCAAATGGCCTTGACGCTTTCTGTGGCTGGTCATTTCTTCTTGAAAGTGCTTTCATTGAGCAAAAACCAGCAAGTCCAAGGGGTGTAATACAGGATTCAGTTCCACCTGCAATTATTACATCACATATTCCTGCCCTTATTAAATTCAGAGAAATTGCAAGAGCATGAGCACCTGAAGCACAGGCACTTACGGTACAGAAATTCACTCCTTTAAAACCATAAAGAATTGCTATGTGTCCTGATGCAATATCAGGAATTAACATTGGAATGAGAAAAGGAGAAACCCTGTCAGGACCACTTTCAAGTAAAATCTTATGCTGCTGTTCTATTACTCTCAAGCCACCTATTCCAGCACCTACTATAACTCCAACTTTTTCTTTTTCTTCGTCTGTAAATTCAATTCCACTATCTTTAATTGCTTCATCTGTTGCTTTAATGGCAAATTGAACAAAAGTATCCATCTTTCTTTTTTCTTTTGGATGAATATTTTCAAGAGTGAAGTTCTTAACTTCTGCACCTATTTTTGTATCATAAGAAGAAACGTCAAAAGCAGTAATTTTATCAACCCCTGAAACACCATTTATGAGATTTTCCCATGTTGTTTTAGTATCGTTTCCAACAGGTGTAACAAGACCAACTCCGGTTACCACTACTCTTTTCATTGCGCCTTCTTTTTCTCTATATAATCAATTGCATCCTTTACTGTTTTTATTTTTTCTGCATCTTCATCTGGAATTTCAAGTCCAAATTTTTCTTCAAAATCCATAACAAGTTCAACTGTATCAAGAGAGTCAGTACCAAGGTCTTCTACAAATGCTGCTTCTTCTGTAACCTCTGAAGGGTTAACTCCTAATTTTTCAACTATGATTTCCTTTATTGTTTTTGCTATTTCTTCTCTACTCATATTCTCCTCCTTTCTTTTAAGTTTATTTAATTATTTTTTTCAATTTTTTTAATCCTATTACATTACAAGTCCACCGTCTATTCTGAAAACCTGGCCTGTAATATAATCTGACTTTTCAGACGCCAGAAAATATACAAGTTCTGCAACTTCTTCAGGTCTACCAAATCTTCCAAGAGGTATCAGTTTTAACATTTCTTCCTTTACTTTATCCGGTAAATTTTCGGTCATTTTTGTCATTATATATCCGGGAGCAACCGCGTTAACATTTATACCTGCCCTTGCAAATTCTTTTGCACATGTTTTCGTCAAAGCAATAAGTCCACCTTTTGAAGAAGAATAATTTGCCTGTCCAATATTTCCAATTTCTCCTATTATTGATGCTATATTAACTATTTTACCACTCTTTTGTTTATACATGATTTGACCTATTATTTTACTACATAAAAAAGCGCCTTTCAAGTTCACATTTAAAACATCATCCCAGTCCTTTTCACTCATTCTAAAAATAAGTTTATCTTTTGTAATACCAGCATTATTTATAAGAACATCCACTCTACTCCACTTATTAATAATTTCTTTACTTCCCTGTTCAACTTCCTGCTCCTTTGTGATATCTATTTTTTTTGAAATTGTTTCTATCCCTTTTTCATTTAAAGACCTTTCAAACTCTTCATCTATAAAAATATCCCACAGTACAAGTTTTGCTTTATCATGTCCAAACTTGCTTATAAGTGATTTCCCAATTCCACCGAAGGCTCCTGTTATTAAAATAACTTTATCCTTAAACATTTTTTCCTCCTTCTAAAAAAGAACTAAAAACTTTAAGACCTTCTGGATTTTCAATATTAAAAGAGGGAATACCCGGGACAATCACCTCTATTAATTTTTTTAAAACATTTTTAGGCCCTATTTCCACAAAACATTCAATCCCATCCTTAACCATATTTTCAATTATTTCAACCCATCTTACAGGACTGTAAAGTTGCTTCAATAAGCCATTTTTTATTTCTTCTTTATCAATTGTTTTTTCACTTGAAAAATTCAGGTATATTGGAACTTTAGAGTTTTTAAAATTTATTTTATCTATTTCTTTTTCCAATATTTCAGAAGCTTCCACCATATATTTTGTATGAAATGGACCACTGACTTTTAAAAAAACCGCTTTTATTCTTTTCTCCTTCAGATATTTTTCCAGTTTCTCAAGTTCATCTTTTTTCCCTCCAACAATAATTTGGGTATAAGAATTTATATTGGAAATTTCAATGTCATTAAAATTCTTAATAATCCCTTTTACATCGTTTAAAGAAAGACCCAAAATTGCAAGCAATGAACCATTTACCTTTTGTGAAATTTCATCCATTATTTCTGCTCTCTTTTTAACAAGATAAAAACCTTCTTCAATGGAAAAAACCTCTCCTGCACACAAAGCAGTATACTCACCTAAACTATGTCCTGCTAAATAAGAAGGAATTATTCCTGCTTTATCTTTAAAATATCTCCAGCAAACCAAACTGATACCAAAAACAGATGGTTGACAGAATAAAGTTCTTGTCAAATCTTCAATTGGACCATTAAATATTTTTTCTATAAGAGGCAAATTTGTTATTCTTTCTCCAATTTTAAGTATTTCTTCATATTTATTATTTTCTTCCAGAATTTCTTTTCCCATTCCAATATATTGAGATGCCTGTCCTGGAAAAACCACCCCTATTTTCATTTTATCCACCTTATTAAATTGGCTGCCCATGTAAGACCTGCTCCAAAAGCAACAGTAACTACAAGATCTCCTTTTTTTATTTTCCCCTTTTTTGATGCCTCATCAAGAGCAATAGGAACACAGGCAGCAGACATATTTCCGTATTTTTCAATATTAATAAAAAATTTTTCAATTGGAATATCAAGATTTTTAGCAACTCCTGCTATAATCCTCAAATTTGCCTGATGAGGTATAACAATTGAGATATCTTCCTTTTTCAAATTATTTCTTTCCAGAACTTTTATCACTGATTCACTCATGGAATAAATAGCAATTTTAAAGAGTGTAGAACCTTCCATTTTCATAAAATTTTCTCTTTTTTCAATAGTTTTAAAACTTGAAGGATTTAAAGAACCACCTCCTGGTGTAAACAAAAGATTTTCATAACTACCATTTGAAGAAAGATATGAATCAATTATCCCCTCTTCTTCTGTTTCACTTAAAATTGCCGCTCCTGCTCCATCACCGAGTAAAACACATGTACTTCTATCTGTATAATCAGTAAGCCGGCTCATACATTCAGATGCAATGACCAATCCCTTTTTATAACCAGACCCAATTATTAAACTTTTTGCTATTTCTATTCCATATATAAAACCTGAACATGCTGCCTGAAAATCAAAAGAAGGGATATTTTCAAGTCCAAGTTTTTTCTGAACTATACACGCTGTTGATGGAAAATACATATCCGGTGTTATTGTAGCACAGATAATAAACTCAATCTCTTCTTTTTTTATTTCAGCATCCTCTATCGCTCTTAAAGATGCTTCCAGTGCCAGATCTGATGAAGCATAACCTTTAGGACAGATTCTTCTTTCTCTAATCCCTGTTCTTGAAATTATCCATTCATCACTTGTATCAACCATCATTTCCATATCTTTATTTGTCAATTTCAATTCTGGTAAATACGAACCCGTCCCGATTATTCCGATTCCCATTTTAACTCCTTCATCTCTTCAAGTAATTTTGAATTAATAATTTTTTCTCCAAGTTTAATTGCACTGTAAATTGCTCTTGGAGAACTCCTTCCATGACTTATTATCACATTCCCATTAACTCCAAGCAAAATTCCTCCTCCATACTCTGCGTAGTCTGCTTTTCTTGCAAAACTTTTTAAATTTTTACTTATTAATAAAGTTCCTATTTTCCCCTGTATATTTTTCATTATCTCTTTCATAAGCATGGTTCTAAAAGACCTTGTTATTCCTTCAGATGTTTTCAAGACAATATTCCCTGTAAAACCATCTGTTATAATCACATCCGCTTTCCCCGAAAATATTTCATGTCCTTCTATATTTCCTATAAAATTAATTTTATCACTCTCTTTTAACATTTTATACGCCTGTTTTCTTAAATCATCTCCTTTTGTTTCTTCTTCTCCAACATTTAAAAGTGCAACTTTTGGATTATTTATATTAAATACATTTTTTGAATAAAGAGACCCCATTATACCAGATTGAAATAGATGTAAAGGTTTTGGACTTATGTTTGCACCCGCATCCATAAAAATAGTAACACCTCCCGTAATATTAGGAAACAATACAGCAATTGATGGTCTTTCAATTCCCTTTATCATACCAAGTTCTGAAATAGCGAGTGAAACAAAAGCAGCGGTATTCCCTGCACTGAGTGAAATATCAACTTTCCTTTCTTTTTGCATCTGTATCGCCACTTTCATACTTGTATTTCTTTTTAAAAGAGTTGAAGTAACTTTTTCATCCATTGCAACAAAGTCCTGACAGTCAATAATTTCAACTATATCAATACTACTTTTTAAAACCTGCCTTATTTTTTCTTCTTTTCCTATTAAATAAATTTTTAATTTATCATCTTTTATAAACTCACAATTTTTGGCAGGTGAAATAGGTGCATTATCTCCACCCATCGCATCAAGAGCTATTCTTATCTGTCTCATTTGGAAGTTTCTACTTTAATAACTTGAACTCCTTTATAATACCCACAGACATTACAGACAAAATGAGGAAGTTTTACAGCCCCACAATTAGGACATTTAGTTAATGGAACACTTCTTACTTTTTTACTATTTCTTCTTTTCCCTGTTCTACTTTTTGAGTGTTTTCTTTTCGGATTCGGCATTTTTAACCTCCTTGAATTTTTTTCTCAATGCAATTTCAACATTTTTCGGAACAAAACAGGAAATATTCCCATTTAATTTAGCAATTTCTTTTACTATTGAAGAACTTATATAAAAATATTCCTCTCTGGGCATTAAAAATATTGTTTCAACATTTCTATTCAATTTTCTATTAATTAAAACCATTTGAAATTCATAATCAAAATCACTGATAGCCCTCAACCCTCTTATAATTATATTGATATTTCTTTCTTTTAAATAATCAACAAGAAGCCCGTCAAAACTTTCCACTTTCACTGATTTATTACTTTTAAAAACTCCTTTAATTAATTCAACTCTTTCATCAACTGAAAAAAGAAAATTTTTTCTTTGAAATCCACTAACAGCAATAATAACTTTATCAACAATCTTTAAACTTCTTTCAACAACATCTATATGACCATAAGTTATTGGGTCAAAAGTCCCGGGATAAACACCTATTTTTTTCATTTAATTCTCCTGAAATAGGTTAAACATGATTTCCCATATTTTCTTTTTTTTATAATTTCATAACCTTCAATAACAGGCATTTCTCTTTTAAATTGATGTTCAATTACCATAATCCCGTTTTTTTTCAGTATATTCAATTCAAGTATTTTCTGCATAATCCTTTCAAGTTTTGAAATTGGAAATTCGTATGGGGGATCCCCAATAATTAAGTCATATTTCATATTTTGGAGTTTTTCTATTTCATACTCACAATCCCCTTTTATAACCTCGCATTTTTTTTCAATACCTAAACTTTCTATATTTTCTTTTATCACTTTTATTCCTCTTTTGTCCTTTTCAATAAAAATAATTTTTTTTGCTCCGTTGCTTATTGCTTCAATTCCAAGTATTCCACTTCCTGCAAACATTTCAAGAACTTTTTTGTTAACAATCCATCCTCTTAAAGTATCAAAAATTGCTTCTCTAACGATATCCTTTGTTGGCCTTATTTCTTTATCTTTTATAAATTTTAATTTTCTTCCTTTATAAAGCCCACTTATAACTCTCATAATTTAAGTCTGGAGGAACTTCTTTTAACCCAGTCAATAACTATTGCAGAGGCAATAAATATAGAAGAATATGTCCCAAATATAAATCCAATTAAAAGACAGAAAGAAAATGTATGTAATGTTTCTCCTCCAAAAAAGAAAATAGAAAGAACTACAAAAAGAGTAGTTAATACAGTTAAAATAGTTCTGCTTAATGTCTCATTTATACTTTTATTAAAAATTCCTATATAATCAGTACTTCTGGTCTTCCTTAAATTTTCTCTGATTCTATCAAATATCACAACTGTATCATTTACTGAATAACCTACAATTGTTAGTAAGGCGGCTATAACCATACCGTCTATCTGTTTTCCACTTAAAGATAAAATTGAAAGTACTATTAAAATATCATGGAATATTGCTATTGTTGCACCAACAGCAAATTTAAATTCAAATCTTATGGTCAGATATATTAATATTCCAATAAGTCCTATAAAAAATGCTTTTAATGATTTTTTTCTTAAACTCACACTCATTGAAGGAGATACAATGGATTTCCCTTTTATTATGAAATCTTCACCAAATTTTTCTTTCAATTTTTCTATAACCATATCAGAAGTATTCTGGGGTAATCTAATAATAAAATTTTTATCCTCTGTTCCCAGTTCCTGAACAGTAAAAGAACCAACATTAGTGTCTGCAATAGTTTTTCTTAAATTTACAACATCCATTTTTTGATTAAATTCAATATTTATCAGATCTCCACCAACAAAATCAACACCAAAATTTTTCTCACCTCGTATAATCATATAGACAATCCCGGTAATTATTATTAAAGATGAAAAAATATAGAAATATTTTCTTTTTCCCAAAAAATCAAAATTTGTGTTTTTTATAATTTCCATTTTATATCCTCAACTTTTCTATTTTTCTATTTATTATAACCCAGTCAACTATCACTTTTGTTACATAAACAGCAGTAAATAAATTTGCTATTATACCTATACTCAAAGTTAAACCAAAACCCTTTATCCCGCCTTCTACAAAAAGAAAAAGAACAAGCCCGGTTATCAGAGTTGTTATATTTGAATCAATTATTGCACTCCATGCTCTATGGTATCCTGCATCTACACTTGCCTTGGGAGATTTTCCTGCTCTCAATTCTTCCCTTATTCTCTCAAAAATCAAAACATTTGCATCAACTGCCATACCACATGTTAAAGCAATACCAGCAATACCCGGCAAAGTCAAAACCCCTTTTATACCAGCCATTATTCCAAGTAAAATTAAAATATTCAAAGCAAGGGCAAAATCAGCCAGAAGACCAAAGTGAAGATAATAAAACATCATAAATACTACGACAATTATTGCCCCATAAAGGGACGCTCTAAAACCCTTCTGTATATATTCCTTTCCAAGAGTAGGCCCAACTACTTCCTGATAAATAACATTTAACTTTGCCGGTAAAGCACCTGACCTTAAAACAATTGCAAGTTCCCTTGCCTCTTCCATATTAAATTTACCTGTTATAACTGCTTTACCTTCTGGTATCCTTTCTCTTATTTGAGGAGCACTTTTTATAACCCCATCAAGTACAATAGCAAGTCGTTTTCCAACATTTTTGGCTGTTACTTCTTCAAAAATTTTAGCACCTTCTTTATCAAGAACTAAATTTACATCTGGAAAACCAGTTCTATCATATCCAACATAAGCATCTACTATATATTTACCTGTTAATTCAGGTTCTTTCTTCAAAAGCAATGGTTGCGTCTCTCTATAAATCCCTCTTTCATCCTTTTCTTTTAAATAAAGTAATTCATATCCATCTGGAACATTTCCCTGCAATGCCTGTTTAAAAAGATTTTCATCATCTATAACAAGTTTAAACTCAAGAAGTGCTGTCTTACCAATGATCTCTATTGCTTTTTCCGGGTCTTTAACACCGGGTAAATCAACTATTATTCTATATGTTCCTTCTTTCTGAATTACCGGCTCTGTTACTCCAAGAGCGTCAATCCTATTTCTTATAATTTCAAGTGCTCTTTCAGTTAAATCAGAAAGAGATTTTTCTTCAATTTTTTCTTTTTCTACTTCAAGAACAACATGAATTCCACCTTGCAAATCAAGACCCTTTTTCAATTTTTTTTCAGGTGGATAAAACAGATAAAAACAAAAACCTATCACTGCCAAAATAATAACAAACTTAATATAAAATTGTGTTTTCATCTGTATACCTCTTTTGGTTCAAAAATTTTTTCTTTAACAATTTTAAATTCGCCATCTTCATATTTTCTAAAAAAACATGTATAATATCCTTCGTGACACGCACCACCTTTTTGTTCCACTTTAAAAAGAAGTGTATCTCCATCGCAATCAATATAAATTTCTTTCACATATTGAAAATTGCCTGATTCTTCACCTTTCAACCATAATTTTTTCCTGCTTCTACTGTAAAAGTGCATTTTTCCTGTTTTTAAAGTCATTTCAATTGCTTCTTTATTCATCCATGCAACCATCAAAATATTTCCATTTAAATCCTGAACTACACTTACAATTAATCCCTGTTCATTAAACTTCACTACATTCAAAATCTTTTCCATTTTATTTAAAAATTTTATAATATTTTTAAAAACAATACAAAAAAATGAGAAATAAGAATACCATAAAGAAAAAATTATGGCAAATTTTATTAAAAATTCCCATCGGAGAAACAGTAAGTTATTCAGAAATAAGTAAGAAAATCAATATGCCTAAAAAAACAAGATATATTTCAACTCTGTTAAAAGAAAATCCCTATCCAGTTTCAATCCCCTGTCATAGAGTAATTTACAAAAATGGGAAATCTGGAAAATATATATTTGGTGAGGAGTTTAAAAAATACATAATTGAATGGGAAAAGTTATTTAAATAATTCTTCTATACACTTTACTGTCTCATCTACAAGTTCCTTTCCTCCTTCAGGACTAACTACACATGAAGGAGCAATCGCTCCGTAACTGCCTCCCTTTACTGCTCTTTCAGTCGGAAGATATGTTCCTCCTCCTACAAGTTGAACAATAAATGTCTGAATTGCTTTACTTCTTGCTTTAATTCTCATTCCATAATCAAGATAACACTCAAAAGGATTTGTAGCAAAAACAATACCACCAATTCTTAAAATGTGGATATCAATCTCAACTTTTGGTTCTGATTTCTGAATTTCATATCTATCTTTAACACTTAAATACCACTGCGCTCTCCGATAGTTTTTTGTAATTTCTATATACCATCTTTTTTCTTTTTTTCTGTCTGGATTTTCATCCAGTTCTTTTTTCAATCTTTCATATTCTTTATAATATTTTTCTGCTTCATTCAGGGACCCATTTAAAACATCCTCAGTAATCATGTATCTTGAAACTTTAATTCTTCTGTAAATATATGAAAAATCAGGATTATAGTTAATATCTTTTTCAATAAGAGGAATAATATTTTCAATACCGTTAGCAATTCGCAAAGCAATTTCTTCCCTATGAGTTTTTTGTGATAAATCCCACATTCTCTGTTCACTCTTTTTATTTATAAGGATATGCGGGGATTGGTCTCCTGCTGCACTGCACTGAGATAGAATACAAATGTTTTCTCCAAATCTTTTTCTTAATTCTTTTCTTGTCTCATGCCAGAAATCAGCACTTATTAAAAATTCATTCTCACTGACCTGCGAAGGACAGGCAATATTCACAACGAGACCTGTTAAATTTTTATCTTTGTCATAGGTTGCCATTAAATTTATTGAATGGTCTTCATATCCTTCAACATGACTGAAATCAGGTACATCTGTTCTTCCGTACATTTGAGAATGCCCATCATAATATGAAATCCTTCTGTTATGTCCAACAACTGCAAATCCCAAGCCATAAGCAATTCCACCTTCTTTTCTGTTTTCCCATGCAATTTTCACACCTTCTTTTATTTTTTCAGAAGCAAATTTTATAAAATCATTCGGACTCATCACAGGTAAATCTATTCCATAACATTTAGACAAATCGCTCCTATCCCTACCTCTAAAAATATCACCTCCGGGTTCAGGTGCTGTATGAGTATGGGTAGCATTTATTATAATTTTTGTTTCATCTATATCCGACAAAATTTTTTTTATTTCTTCTACAACTACTTTTTTAAATTCATACGGAATTGCAACTAAATCACAACTTATCATAATAACACATTCTGAACTTTCTTTTTCTTTAATTGACTCAAGAATTAGTACAGTTGCGGTTATTGGGTCTTTTATCCCTTCTGAAATTCTTGCATGAAACTGTCCGCAGAGACATACAGGTTGTTCAGGAGTTATATCAACCTCTTTCCATCCAATAAATAATTTTCCCATT
This is a stretch of genomic DNA from bacterium. It encodes these proteins:
- the fabF gene encoding beta-ketoacyl-ACP synthase II; translation: MKRVVVTGVGLVTPVGNDTKTTWENLINGVSGVDKITAFDVSSYDTKIGAEVKNFTLENIHPKEKRKMDTFVQFAIKATDEAIKDSGIEFTDEEKEKVGVIVGAGIGGLRVIEQQHKILLESGPDRVSPFLIPMLIPDIASGHIAILYGFKGVNFCTVSACASGAHALAISLNLIRAGICDVIIAGGTESCITPLGLAGFCSMKALSRRNDQPQKASRPFDRERDGFVMGEGAGVVVLESLEHAKKRGSKIYCEFIGAGMSCDAYHITAPDAEGFGAYLSMKYALEDAKINPEDVDYINAHGTSTPLNDKSETFAIKKLFKERAYKISVSSIKSMIGHLLGAAGAVEFVSTCLTINTGIIPPTINYEYPDPECDLDYVPNKAREEKVKIAISNSFGFGGHNVTLVLRDFEE
- a CDS encoding acyl carrier protein → MSREEIAKTIKEIIVEKLGVNPSEVTEEAAFVEDLGTDSLDTVELVMDFEEKFGLEIPDEDAEKIKTVKDAIDYIEKKKAQ
- the fabG gene encoding 3-oxoacyl-[acyl-carrier-protein] reductase, with amino-acid sequence MFKDKVILITGAFGGIGKSLISKFGHDKAKLVLWDIFIDEEFERSLNEKGIETISKKIDITKEQEVEQGSKEIINKWSRVDVLINNAGITKDKLIFRMSEKDWDDVLNVNLKGAFLCSKIIGQIMYKQKSGKIVNIASIIGEIGNIGQANYSSSKGGLIALTKTCAKEFARAGINVNAVAPGYIMTKMTENLPDKVKEEMLKLIPLGRFGRPEEVAELVYFLASEKSDYITGQVFRIDGGLVM
- the fabD gene encoding ACP S-malonyltransferase codes for the protein MKIGVVFPGQASQYIGMGKEILEENNKYEEILKIGERITNLPLIEKIFNGPIEDLTRTLFCQPSVFGISLVCWRYFKDKAGIIPSYLAGHSLGEYTALCAGEVFSIEEGFYLVKKRAEIMDEISQKVNGSLLAILGLSLNDVKGIIKNFNDIEISNINSYTQIIVGGKKDELEKLEKYLKEKRIKAVFLKVSGPFHTKYMVEASEILEKEIDKINFKNSKVPIYLNFSSEKTIDKEEIKNGLLKQLYSPVRWVEIIENMVKDGIECFVEIGPKNVLKKLIEVIVPGIPSFNIENPEGLKVFSSFLEGGKNV
- a CDS encoding beta-ketoacyl-ACP synthase III encodes the protein MGIGIIGTGSYLPELKLTNKDMEMMVDTSDEWIISRTGIRERRICPKGYASSDLALEASLRAIEDAEIKKEEIEFIICATITPDMYFPSTACIVQKKLGLENIPSFDFQAACSGFIYGIEIAKSLIIGSGYKKGLVIASECMSRLTDYTDRSTCVLLGDGAGAAILSETEEEGIIDSYLSSNGSYENLLFTPGGGSLNPSSFKTIEKRENFMKMEGSTLFKIAIYSMSESVIKVLERNNLKKEDISIVIPHQANLRIIAGVAKNLDIPIEKFFINIEKYGNMSAACVPIALDEASKKGKIKKGDLVVTVAFGAGLTWAANLIRWIK
- the plsX gene encoding phosphate acyltransferase PlsX, with the translated sequence MRQIRIALDAMGGDNAPISPAKNCEFIKDDKLKIYLIGKEEKIRQVLKSSIDIVEIIDCQDFVAMDEKVTSTLLKRNTSMKVAIQMQKERKVDISLSAGNTAAFVSLAISELGMIKGIERPSIAVLFPNITGGVTIFMDAGANISPKPLHLFQSGIMGSLYSKNVFNINNPKVALLNVGEEETKGDDLRKQAYKMLKESDKINFIGNIEGHEIFSGKADVIITDGFTGNIVLKTSEGITRSFRTMLMKEIMKNIQGKIGTLLISKNLKSFARKADYAEYGGGILLGVNGNVIISHGRSSPRAIYSAIKLGEKIINSKLLEEMKELKWESE
- the rpmF gene encoding 50S ribosomal protein L32; this translates as MPNPKRKHSKSRTGKRRNSKKVRSVPLTKCPNCGAVKLPHFVCNVCGYYKGVQVIKVETSK
- the coaD gene encoding pantetheine-phosphate adenylyltransferase, yielding MKKIGVYPGTFDPITYGHIDVVERSLKIVDKVIIAVSGFQRKNFLFSVDERVELIKGVFKSNKSVKVESFDGLLVDYLKERNINIIIRGLRAISDFDYEFQMVLINRKLNRNVETIFLMPREEYFYISSSIVKEIAKLNGNISCFVPKNVEIALRKKFKEVKNAESEKKTLKK
- the rsmD gene encoding 16S rRNA (guanine(966)-N(2))-methyltransferase RsmD; the protein is MRVISGLYKGRKLKFIKDKEIRPTKDIVREAIFDTLRGWIVNKKVLEMFAGSGILGIEAISNGAKKIIFIEKDKRGIKVIKENIESLGIEKKCEVIKGDCEYEIEKLQNMKYDLIIGDPPYEFPISKLERIMQKILELNILKKNGIMVIEHQFKREMPVIEGYEIIKKRKYGKSCLTYFRRIK
- the secF gene encoding protein translocase subunit SecF, whose protein sequence is MEIIKNTNFDFLGKRKYFYIFSSLIIITGIVYMIIRGEKNFGVDFVGGDLINIEFNQKMDVVNLRKTIADTNVGSFTVQELGTEDKNFIIRLPQNTSDMVIEKLKEKFGEDFIIKGKSIVSPSMSVSLRKKSLKAFFIGLIGILIYLTIRFEFKFAVGATIAIFHDILIVLSILSLSGKQIDGMVIAALLTIVGYSVNDTVVIFDRIRENLRKTRSTDYIGIFNKSINETLSRTILTVLTTLFVVLSIFFFGGETLHTFSFCLLIGFIFGTYSSIFIASAIVIDWVKRSSSRLKL
- the secD gene encoding protein translocase subunit SecD, translated to MKTQFYIKFVIILAVIGFCFYLFYPPEKKLKKGLDLQGGIHVVLEVEKEKIEEKSLSDLTERALEIIRNRIDALGVTEPVIQKEGTYRIIVDLPGVKDPEKAIEIIGKTALLEFKLVIDDENLFKQALQGNVPDGYELLYLKEKDERGIYRETQPLLLKKEPELTGKYIVDAYVGYDRTGFPDVNLVLDKEGAKIFEEVTAKNVGKRLAIVLDGVIKSAPQIRERIPEGKAVITGKFNMEEARELAIVLRSGALPAKLNVIYQEVVGPTLGKEYIQKGFRASLYGAIIVVVFMMFYYLHFGLLADFALALNILILLGIMAGIKGVLTLPGIAGIALTCGMAVDANVLIFERIREELRAGKSPKASVDAGYHRAWSAIIDSNITTLITGLVLFLFVEGGIKGFGLTLSIGIIANLFTAVYVTKVIVDWVIINRKIEKLRI
- the hisI gene encoding phosphoribosyl-AMP cyclohydrolase, encoding MEKILNVVKFNEQGLIVSVVQDLNGNILMVAWMNKEAIEMTLKTGKMHFYSRSRKKLWLKGEESGNFQYVKEIYIDCDGDTLLFKVEQKGGACHEGYYTCFFRKYEDGEFKIVKEKIFEPKEVYR
- a CDS encoding MGMT family protein, encoding MRNKNTIKKKLWQILLKIPIGETVSYSEISKKINMPKKTRYISTLLKENPYPVSIPCHRVIYKNGKSGKYIFGEEFKKYIIEWEKLFK